In Lycium ferocissimum isolate CSIRO_LF1 chromosome 11, AGI_CSIRO_Lferr_CH_V1, whole genome shotgun sequence, a single genomic region encodes these proteins:
- the LOC132036030 gene encoding ubiquitin-conjugating enzyme E2 36, which produces MANSNLPRRIIKETQRLLSEPAPGISASPSEENMRYFNVMILGPTQSPYEGGVFKLELFLPEEYPMAAPKVRFLTKIYHPNIDKLGRICLDILKDKWSPALQIRTVLLSIQALLSAPNPDDPLSENIAKHWKSNEAEAVETAKEWTRLYASGA; this is translated from the exons atggcTAACAGTAATTTACCTCGAAGAATTATCAAG GAAACACAACGGCTTCTCAGCGAACCTG CGCCTGGGATAAGTGCGTCGCCGTCAGAAGAAAATATGCGATACTTTAATGTCATGATTCTTGGCCCAACACAGTCTCCTTATGAAG GAGGTGTCTTCAAGCTCGAACTCTTCTTGCCTGAAGAGTATCCAATGGCTGCTCCGAAG GTTCGGTTCCTCACCAAAATCTACCATCCGAACATTGATAAG CTTGGAAGAATATGTCTTGATATTCTCAAAGACAAGTGGAGTCCTGCTCTCCAGATCCGTACTGTACTTTTGAG CATTCAAGCACTTTTGAGTGCTCCGAATCCAGATGATCCACTCTCCGAAAACATTGCAAAGCACTGGAAGTCAAATGAGGCTGAAGCTGTTGAAACGG CTAAGGAGTGGACACGCCTATATGCTAGTGGTGCGTGA
- the LOC132036587 gene encoding anther-specific protein LAT52-like: MAKAIVLLSALCLLAIANFAVADFEIFDVEGKVFCDTCRLGFVTSLSDTIEGATVSLTCRDIETNNVTFTTEGKTDYIGKYTLTVEGDHENDICEVKLVNSPKEDCKQIVPELVNNRIVCSKNVGMHNAVRFVNPLFFQKDKPIQGCRELVDQMELVELSILENDKEKN; the protein is encoded by the exons atggcaaaagCTATTGTTCTCCTCTCTGCCCTTTGCCTTTTGGCAATTGCCAATTTCGCCGTCGCcgactttgaaatatttgatgtCGAAGGCAAAGTCTTTTGTGACACTTGCCGTCTTGGTTTCGTCACCTCCCTTAGTGATACCATTGAAG GTGCCACGGTGAGCTTGACATGCAGAGACATTGAGACCAACAACGTAACCTTCACAACCGAAGGTAAAACCGACTACATTGGCAAATACACATTAACAGTTGAAGGTGATCATGAGAATGACATTTGTGAGGTCAAATTGGTAAATAGCCCAAAAGAAGATTGCAAGCAAATTGTTCCAGAATTGGTTAACAACAGAATTGTATGCAGTAAAAATGTTGGAATGCACAATGCTGTTCGTTTTGTTAACCCACTCTTTTTCCAAAAAGACAAACCTATCCAGGGATGCAGAGAACTTGTTGACCAGATGGAGCTTGTTGAACTctcaattcttgaaaatgacaaggaaaagaattaa